The Manis javanica isolate MJ-LG chromosome 4, MJ_LKY, whole genome shotgun sequence genome contains a region encoding:
- the ENPP7 gene encoding ectonucleotide pyrophosphatase/phosphodiesterase family member 7 — MGHSAVLLTVALASLLAPGAGAPVGRQGSQNKLLLVSFDGFRWNYDQDVQTPNLDAMARDGVKARYMTPAFATMTSPCHFTLVTGKYIENHGVVHNMFYNTTTKVKLPYHATLGIERWWDNGSVPIWITAQRQGLKTGSFFYPGGNVTYQGVAVTLSRKEGILHNYKNEKEWRANIDTVMRWFTEEKLDLVTLYFGEPDSTGHKYGPESQERKEMVMQVDRTVGYLRDRIRQSGLDSSLNLIITSDHGMTTVRKNASDLVEFHRFPNFTFKDIEFELLDYGPNGMLLPKEGMLEKVYEALKDAHPKLHVYRKETFPKSLHYANNPRITPLLMYSDAGYVIHGRVNVQFNNGEHGFDNEVMDMKTIFRAVGPSFKRGLEVEPFESVHVYELMCRLLGIVPEANDGLLSTLLPTLQDTSQGPLSTPLPTLQHTSQGSLGTPLPTLQHTSHRLPRTTDGSGSALLPSGWPTLVTGLLVAMILLGKVA, encoded by the exons ATGGGGCACTCGGCTGTCCTTCTCACCGTGGCCCTGGCCAGCCTCCTGGCTCCAGGGGCAGGGGCACCCGTCGGCAGGCAGGGCTCCCAGAACAAGCTGCTCCTGGTGTCCTTCGATGGCTTCCGCTGGAACTACGACCAGGATGTGCAAACCCCCAACCTGGACGCCATGGCGCGGGATGGAGTGAAAGCTCGCTATATGACCCCAGCCTTCGCCACCATGACAAGCCCTTGCCACTTCACCCTGGTCACTG gcAAATACATTGAGAACCACGGAGTGGTTCACAACATGTTCTACAACACCACCACAAAGGTGAAGCTGCCCTACCACGCCACGCTGGGCATCGAGAGGTGGTGGGACAACGGCAGCGTGCCCATCTGGATCACGGCCCAGCGGCAG GGCTTAAAGACGGGCTCCTTCTTCTACCCCGGCGGCAATGTCACCTACCAAGGCGTGGCCGTGACGCTGAGCCGGAAGGAAGGCATCCTGCACAACTACAAGAACGAGAAGGAGTGGAGGGCCAACATCGACACGGTGATGCGCTGGTTCACAGAGGAGAAGCTGGACCTGGTCACGCTCTACTTTGGGGAGCCAGACTCCACGGGCCACAAGTACGGCCCAGagtctcaggagaggaaggagatGGTGATGCAGGTGGACAGGACTGTGGGCTACCTCCGGGACCGCATCAGGCAGAGCGGCCTGGACAGCAGCCTCAACCTGATCATCACGTCCGACCACGGCATGACCACCGTCCGCAAGAACGCCAGTGACTTGGTGGAATTCCACAGATTCCCCAACTTCACCTTCAAGGACATTGAGTTTGAGCTCCTGGACTATGGACCAAATGGGATGCTGCTTCCCAAAGAAGGGATGCTAGAGAAGGTATACGAGGCCCTCAAGGACGCCCACCCCAAACTCCACGTCTACAGGAAGGAGACCTTCCCCAAGTCCCTCCACTACGCCAATAATCCCAGGATCACCCCCCTGCTCATGTACAGTGATGCCGGCTACGTCATCCACGGG AGAGTAAATGTGCAGTTCAACAATGGTGAGCATGGCTTTGACAATGAGGTCATGGACATGAAGACCATCTTCCGGGCCGTGGGCCCCAGCttcaagaggggcctggaggtgGAGCCCTTCGAGAGCGTCCACGTGTATGAGCTCATGTGCAGGCTGCTGGGTATCGTGCCCGAGGCCAATGACGGGCTCCTCAGCACCCTGCTGCCCACGCTCCAGGACACCAGCCAGGGGCCCCTCAGCACCCCACTGCCCACGCTGCAGCACACCAGCCAGGGGTCCCTCGGCACCCCACTGCCCACGCTCCAGCACACCAGCCACAGGCTCCCTAGGACCACGGATGGCTCAG GGTCTGCCCTCCTGCCAAGCGGCTGGCCCACCCTGGTGACCGGACTGCTGGTGGCCATGATTCTTCTGGGCAAGGTCGCATAA